CAGCAGTACAAACAAACTCGCAAAACGCGTCTACACCAAAACATAGAGATGACACACCAGCTACAGAAAATGCAGAAGAACAAATGGTTTTTCAGACGGCACTCTGTGTTGAACCGCGTGAGGGCAGATTGTACATCTTTATACCACCCTTAACGCATCTTGAGCACTACCTTTCGCTCCTTAAAGCAGTTGAAGCAACCGCGCAGGCTTTAGAAATGCCAGTGATCCTTGAGGGTTATGAAGTTCCGCACGATTGGCGCGTCCAATCGTTGAACGTGACTCCCGATCCCGGTGTGATTGAGGTAAACATCCATCCAGCAGCAAACTGGGATGAGTTGGTACATAATACCACGACGCTCTACGCGCAAGCACGGTTAGCTGGGTTGAGTGCCGAGAAATTTATGTTGGACGGTAGACACACAGGGACGGGAGGTGGCAATCACGTTATTATCGGTGGTCGGACGCCTGCTGATAGTCCGCTGTTACGGCAGCCCCACCTCCTACGCAGTCTCATTACCTATTGGCAGCACCACCCCGGCTTATCGTATCTTTTTTCTGGTGCCTTTATCGGTCCGACGAGTCAGGCACCGCGTGTAGACGAAGGACGCGATGAACAACTCTATGAACTGGAGGTCGCTTTCGGGCAGATCCCTGATAGCGATACAGAAGATGTGGAACCTTGGTTGATTGATCGGCTCCTACGGCACTTGCTGGTAGATCTCACAGGCAATACGCATCGCGCGGAGTTTTGCATCGACAAACTCTACTCTCCCGACTCAGCAAGCGGGAGGCTCGGACTACTGGAGATGCGAGCCTTCGAGATGCCCCCACATGCGCAGATGAGCATTGTCCAGATGCTCCTAATCCGTGCCTTAGTCGCCAAATTTTGGAATACGCCTTACAAAGGGAGACTCGTCCGCTGGGGAACAGAATTACATGATCGGTTCATGCTGCATCACTATGTTCGGGCTGATATACAGGAAGTTGTTACTGAACTTCAAGAAGCTGGTTACCCGTTTGAGATGGCATGGCTTGAACCTTTTTTTGAATTCCGTTTCCCCAAATTAGGGACTGTTAACATACAAAATATTGAACTCGAATTGCGGATGGCAATTGAACCGTGGCACGTGTTAGGTGAGGAGATAACGCGCGCGGGTACCTCACGTTTTGTTGATTCTTCTGTTGAACGACTACAAGTGAAGGTGAGTGGATTGACAGACGCTCGATACGTCGTTACATGCAACGGACGGCAATTGATTCTCCACAATACAGGGACACAGGGAGAATATGTCGGTGGGGTGCGTTATCGCGCCTGGCAACCCCCATCCGCATTGCATCCGACTATCGGTGTACACTCTCCACTCGTATTTGACATCATTGACACATGGAATGGACGGGCAATTGGCGGTTGCACCTATCACGTCTCTCATCCGGGGGGGAGACATTACGATACGTTTCCGGTTAATGCTTACGAAGCAGAGGCACGCCGTACAAGTCGGTTCGGGGCTGATGGGTATACACCGGGGGTCATTCAATCCCAACCTGCGGCACCTACGACAGGGCATTTTCTCGCTGAAGGCACATCACCCGGTCCTATAGATGTTCCACCAGAAGAGACAAATACCGAGTATCCATATACTTTGGATCTCCGCCGAATTTAAGCAATCAGCAATCAGTAAGATAGGTTAGATGTACCAATACATCTTTGCTGATGGCTGGCTTACTGGCAACTGAAAACTGGTAACCAATTAGGTATAGATAAGAGATGCAACGAGCAGATCTAAAAAATTGGAAGACAATTGGTGATAGTTATCACGCCGCTAAATCTGCTGATTTGTCTCACGACGAACAGATTGATGAAATGCTAAGTTGGGATAGGCAAATCAATCCGCATTGGCACGGCTTCATGCAAGCCTTGGACACACTTGGGCTTGCAGAGATGGAATCTCGTCACAAGGAGGTCCAGCGTTTGCTGCGTGAGAACGGTGTCACCTATGTCGTACATGGAGAACAGCAGGGACATCGACCCTGGGAATTGGACCCCATCCCGCTGATTATCTCAAACACAGATTGGGACACTATCTCCGCTGGGCTTACGCAGCGTGCAGAACTGCTGAACCTAATTTTGACGGATCTCTATGGAGAACGGCGTTTAATCAAAGAGCGGTTGATACCACCAGAAGCGGTTTATGCGCACGCAGGATTTTTGCGAGCCTGTGTTGGACTTATCCCGTCTGGATTCCCGTTCCTCTTGAACTATGCCGCCGATTTAGCGCGAGGATCGGACGGCAGAATGTGGGTGCTCGGTGACCGGACACAGGCACCATCGGGTGCGGGTTATGCGCTCGAAAATCGGACCGCTCTTGCGCGCGCACTGCCCAACCTCTTTGGCGAAATCGGTGTTCATCGACTCTCCTTTTTCTTTCGCGCCTTACAGAACAGGGTTTTAGACCTACAATATCAACTTGGACAACTTGAAAGTGCCACACGTATTGTCCCACATCAAAAAGACAACCCACATGTCGTTGTGCTAACGCCTGGTCCGCTTAATGAAACCTACTTCGAGCACGCCTATATCGCAAATTACCTCGGTTACACCTTGGTACAAGGCGACGATCTGACAGTATGGGACGGGCGTGTCTGGTTAAAATCGCTTGGAGGCTTACGTCCGGTTGATATTATTCTGCGTCGAGTCGATGACATTTTCTGTGATCCGTTGGAACTCCGACAAGACTCTCGACTTGGGGTCGCAGGCTTGCTGGAAGTGATTCGACAAGGAAACGTAACGGTAGTAAACCCGCCGGGCAGCGGTGTTATGGAAAACCCAAGTCTGATGCCGTTCCTACCGAATATTGCAAAACATTTAATAGGCGAAGACCTTCGTCTTCCCTCTGTCGCAACGTGGTGGTGCGGGGAACCCAAACAGCGAGACTATGTGCTGGCGAATCTTAAGCAGTTAGTTATCAAACCCATTTATCGTCAACCCGGTGGGCGACCCTTATTTGGCAGTGAACTCAGTCGTGCTGAACTCGACACACTCCGCGCGCAGATCAATGCTGAGCCACACCTCTATGTCGGGCAGGAATATATTCACTTCTCCACAACACCTTCACTCATTGATGGGAAACTAAAACCTCGCCGCGCGATTCTGAGAACTTTCCTATTTGCAGAAAAAAACGGGTATACCGTGATGCCAGGCGGACTGACCCGTTGTGAAGGTGCGAAAGGCGAATTGACAGTCTCAATCCAAGGTGGTGGCGTTAGTAAGGACACGTGGATCCTCGCGCCTGAACCGGAACCGCATATCAGTTTATGGCAACAACGAACCGGACGCATACAAACTGCTGGTGCCTCAGAAGGTTTGTCAAGCCGGGCAGCTGAAAACCTATTTTGGGTCGGACGTTATGCGGAACGCGCAGAGGGACAAGCAAGACTGCTCCGAATTATGCTGGATAAAGCCAAGATGGGCAAGATGGGCTTAGAGACATCACGCTTAGGACAAATGTCCCCTTCTACGCTCTTCACTGAGACCCTTGGCGAAGAAGCGAGGGAAGTATCTGAACTCACTTATCTCCGCAGTATGCTCCGCTCTCTGACTGGCTTGACCTCGTCACACCCGGGTTTTGCGAATAAAGGGGAACAATCGTTAGAAAACGAACTGCTCTCAATCATGCTCGACACAGAAAACAACGGTAGTTTAGTGTCAACGCTTCAAGCACTCGTTAGTGCTGCGTACGCAGTCCGTGACCGCTGGTCCACGGACACTTGGCGTGTGATGAACAATATTGAAAATCTATGCGCTACGCTCGAAAAAAGCATCCCTGAAGATGGAGATACAGGCAAACAGATACTGACAGATCTCGTGTTGCAAGAGGCGGAATTGGCTTCACTCGATCAACTCATGATTTTTCTCTCCGCATTGAGCGGGCTTAATGCCGAAAGTATGACGCAGACGGTTGGCTGGATTAGCTTAGATATGGGACGACGTATCGAACGCGCCCTCCTTCTCATCGTGCTGTGTCGTTCAAGCCTTGTCGCTGTGCAAGACGAGTGGATCGAAGATCTGCTGCTTGAATCTGTCCTCGCCGCTGCTGAAAGTCTCATCACCTATCGTAGCCGCTACCGTGCAGCCCTGCACTTTCCGACAGTACTTGAGTTGCTACTGCTTGATGAAGATAATCCGCGTTCTCTCCTCTATCAACTCAAACGACTTCAGGAGCAGATTCGCGTGCTTCCGAGAGAAAAACTTGGGTATCGGCTCAGTGAAGAGGAGCAACTTATTTTGGAGGCATTAACGCAGCTCCAACTTTCCAATACCCTTGATCTCGCCGAGCGTTCGGAGCACACAACACAACGGAATGGATTAGAAAAACTCCTGGTCCGTCTCGCACAAATACTCGTTGATACTTCTGATGTCCTGACGCATACCTATTTCAGCCATATTCAAAGACCTCAACAGTTAACGACAACTGATAACCTATGAACTATAAGATTATCCATAAGACCGAATACAGCTATACCCACCCTGTGAGTCTCTGTTATAACGAAGCGCGTTTGACTCCACGGAATTATGCGTATCAGCATTGTAGTGACAGTCAATTCACTGTTGAACCTGAACCGAGGGAGTGTCGAGAACGTCAGGACTTTTTCGGAAACACCGTCTACTATTTCACAATCCAGCAGCCCCACAATCAACTCACCGTTACAGTCACAAGTCGTGTGGATGTCAGAAGTGGAGAGATGCAACTGAATTTCGCTGAGCATCTCGCTTGGGAGGATATTCGCCAGCAGCTCCAAACGGATCAGGATCCAGAAACTCTGGAGATACGGCAGTACATTCTTAATTCGCCAATGATTCCAGCGATGTCCGAACTCCGTGCTTATGCCGAGCAATCGTTTACCAGCGGACGACCATTACTGGAAGCCGTTGAAGATTTAAGCACCCGCCTCTACACCGATTTCATCTATGACCCTGATTTCACAACAATAGCGACCCCACTCGCAGATGTGCTAAAATACCGTCGCGGGGTCTGTCAAGACTTCGCGCATCTCGGCATTGGCTGCTTACGCGCCTTAGGATTCGCCGCCCGTTACGTCAGCGGCTATATTGAGACAGAGCCACTACCTGGCAAAAAACCGTTATCGGGAGCTGATGAATCCCACGCATGGTTTTCTGTCTATCTCCCACAGCTCGGTTGGGTGGATTTTGATCCAACGAACAACCAGATGCCCGCCGATCAACACATCACTGTCGCTTGGGGCAGGGACTATACGGATGTAACCCCATTGAAAGGGGTCGTCTTCGGGAGCGGCACCCATGAATTATCTGTCTCGGTAGATTGCAAACGGGTTTTTTAACTATTGGGTTTCTACTCCGATTTTTTCCGTTGTCAAAATCGGGTTTTCGAGAAAAAAATTGTCCCCTCGTAGCATAGCCTTTTAGGTTGTGCCATCAAAAACGTAGTCCGTAATGAAATTATGCCTTAAATGGCATAATTTGTCTTAGCTTTACATTTGGAGGACGGATATGCGGAAAGGTACTTGAAACAGCAAGCCCATCTAACCGAACCGCAAGGAACAGAAAAAAGATGACAATTGAAGCGTTTCAGAAACAAATTGAAGATATCTATTACACGCGCGATGCCGAACGCGGTGTACCGCTAACCTTTACATGGTTCGTTGAAGAGGTCGGCGAATTGGCAAAGGAAATTCGCAAACAGCCGCAGGACATGGAACGGCTGCGAGAGGAATTCGCCGATGTTTTTGCATGGCTCGCTACATTAGCGAGCCTGCTCGATATTTCTTTAGAGGATGCGGCACAAATCTATGCAGAAGGTTGCCCGAAATGCGAAAACACTCCGTGTGATTGTTAGGGTACAACTAACATTGCTGCCAACTTCAAATAAGGTGCCGAATTCATCGGAGCAGAAACCCAATAGTTAAAAATTCAGGAACCGATCGAAATTCCCGCCGAAAAGATTGTTGACATCCCGTTTGATTTCTGAGGCAGTAAGTGTCCATCCGACATCAAGGAGCGTCTGGTATTTCTCTACCAGAACGTCTGCAATAATCCCACGTGAGTGCTTCCACTTATAGACGAGTTGATCCAAGATGCGGGCATCTGAATGCTGCGGGATAACGCTTAAACCGAGCAGTTCAATCCGTTCACGTGTGATCTCCTCAATCACGCTTGGATTGTTCATAAACCACCAACACCCGAATATCATCAGGTTCTTGAATTTCCGTCCGATGACGCATAACTCATGCTGGTTCTCGCGGGACAAGAGCGTAACGAGAAACTTGTTGTCAGGATTTTCACGGAGCAACGTCTCCAGACTCGTCAGATCCGCCTTTCCGCTCCCGTCGCCTGCCATCTGGAGTTGCGGATTAACGGCGCGTTTCACACCGATCATTAGCGCGAACGGGACATTGAATTCACGGGAGATCGGTAGTATACAGTTGTCAAAGAGTCGCCCCAAAACGCCATCATCTGGATATTGGAAATCCGGTGGCAGAGAAACCGCCATGTACTTCGGGTTCATCCGCTGAATCCACGTCTCCAAAAACCGGCGTACCTCTTTGTAAGTTTTCTCTGTTGATAGATTCGGATCAATATCATAGCCAAGACCTCGGAGGTGTTCGTAACCAGTTTCCTGATAGGTATTGATGAGGACATCCATCCGAAGTGCCGCTTCAAAGCGGGCATCTCCTATTTCGCCAGATTGCCACACCGGTGCCTCTGCTGAATCAAACGGGTCGTTTGTCATCACTACTTTAGAGACTTTTGCGCGCTCAAAAACTGTGTCGATAAATGCCTCAACGGTTGTATCCGCAAAGTAGTCGCGATAATCCTGTAGATTGCGCGAACCGACATCCAACCCCAACGTGTCTAAAGTCGTAACAACCCCGCGGCACGCCTCACTCACCGGCGAGTTCTCAATGAAAAGCGTCTGCCAGATGAGGTCTGCCTGTTCTGCCTTTGTCATCGCCCAAAATTGATCGTACGAAATATCCGATTTACGGAAGACTTCAGCGATGAGGTAGTGGTAGGTCAGCAATTCATCAATGCCCCATAGTAACAACTCACCGAAGGGTGGACTAAAGAGGTGCGTGTGAATATCTGTGATGCTTTGCGTCTCAACAGCATCCAAAACGGCGGTTTCCAACTGTTCTGTGGTCGCAATTGTCTGCGTGTAGTTTGCGTTCATTTCATCCTCCGGATTCAGAAATCCAAAAATTTTTCTTTCAAGGTTTTGGGCATATCATATTTCCTAAGATGTTGCATTATAAAACAGAGCCGAACGGAGGATACTCCAATCCTCATTGTGCTCTGGCAACATCCATAGTTTTGATAATAGATAGAGATTCATCTAACGGCATCACATCGCTTTCGAGTTTACCTGCTCGTAGACAGTTGATGACCTCAAGGACTTGGTATTCAAAACCGTTGTCGGTGAATGGGATTTCAATCTGTACGGGTTCGTTCCCAAAGACTTCAAGTGTTAGGGATGTCGCTCGTGAAAAGTTCGGGATATATATTGACCCTTTTGTGCCGAAGATACGTGCATCCTGTGAGGTCCGCGTCGTGATTGCACACGACAAACTCGCGATTTGACCCGCATCATAGCTGAGTAGGACGGCGGCTTGTTCATCGACACCGGTTTCGCCGATGTGTGCCAGACTCGTTATTCTCGTTGGCACGCCAAACACCATGGACGCTAAAGAGACAGTATAGACCCCAATGTCTAACATTGCACCACCCGCAAGTTCCAGCGCAAACAATCTACCTTTCATATTCTCAGCAGTTAATTCCACACGATTGCCGAAATCTGCAGTTAACATACGTGGTTCACCGATGACACCATCTGCCAGCCATTCCCGCACCTGAACCATTACTGGGATGAAACGGGTCCACATGGCTTCCATGAGGAATTGCTTATGTTCGCGTGCACACGCGATCAACGCCTCAGCCTGCTTCGCATCCACAGTGAGCGGTTTCTCACATAAAACCGCTTTTCCTGCTTCCAAACACAGCATCGCACACGCTTTATGGAAAGGATGCGGCGTAGCAACATAGACAACATCTACTTCAGGATTATTCGCCAGTTCAACGTAATTACCGTGTCTATGTGGAACATCAAACGTATCTGCGAATGCATCAGCTCTCTGGAGGTCGCGCGAACCGACAGCGATAATCTCCGCATCAGGAATCGCTTCCAACGCAGAAGCGAACTTATGTGCAATACCACCAGGACCGAGTATACCCCATCTTATCTTTTTTTCCATCTGGATACCCATTTTTAAGAAGCAGGTTTTGATTCGATTTTGCTGGTGATAAAATTAATGATTTCTTCAGGAGGGTGTTTGCCAAATCGGATGTAAACACCACGGAAGTTTTCGAGGCGTGTTGGGCGGGCGAACGGACTGAGCAGCACCCCGTTCGCGTCAGTGTAAAAACTGCGAAATGTTTCCCAAGGTCGCTCCAGTCTGTAGAAGCAACAACTTGTAATAATAAGCTTATCCGATTCAAACTGGTGGTGAAACGGCAGGAAATATTTATAAAGCGATCCGATGAGAAAAATAGCAGACAGGACGGCGACGTAAATTAATTGGAAACCCAGATAGATGATAAGTAAGAGGAGTCCCAACAAAAGCCCTAATAGTACAGATTTGCGCCAATTCTCAACGAGCGGATGCACTGTCCATGAAAGCGTTATAGGCGCGTCCGACATACTGGTACTCTTTTCCTAAGAACGATCTCCGACATGTTTGTGAATGCGAGCGAGACTATTCTGTGCTATCTGTGGTACCGCCATCAATCTCTGTCTTTGAGTCATCTTGGGTATCACCGCCACTGCCTTCATCTGTTGTGGTTTCAACGGTCCCTTCATCTGTAGTATCAGCAGGTTCAGTTGTCCCTTCTTGTGTCGTTTCCTGTTCAATCGGTGTGAGTTCACCGCCGATATTCTCGCCGTAGAAACGCATCAGGAACAGCGAAATAACCATGAACGCGATCGCAAGCCATGTCGTCAGCTTACCGAGAAAGGTTGCGGCACCGCGTCCTCCAAGAACGGACTGCATCTCCGCGCCACCAAACGCGCTTGATGAAAGCCCTTCACCTTTACTGTCCTGTAATAAAATAATCAGCGTCAAAACAACGCAGACAGGCACGAAAAGGAATAATACAAAGCCGATGATAATTTCCATTTGATAGTTCCCTCCTATGAGTCAAACTTCACAATTTGCGCAAACGATTCCGCCTCAAGACTTGCACCACCGACAAGAGCACCATCTACATCCGGTTGTGCCATCAATTCCGATGCATTCTCCGGTTTAACACTCCCGCCGTATTGAATGCGTATCTGCGACGCGACTTCTGCTGAGTACAACTTTGCCAGCAGCCCTCGAATGAAGTTGTGAACCTCTTGTGCTTGGTCAGGCGTAGCGGTTTTTCCAGTGCCAATCGCCCAAACGGGTTCATAGGCAATAACACAAGATAACAACTCGGCAGCGGCTAAACTCGCAATGCCACCCGTAACATGGTCTTCAATGACCGCTTCTGTCCGTCCGGCTTCCCGTTCTTCAAGTAGTTCACCGACACAGATAATCGGTTTTAGTCCATGTGCTAACGCCGCTTTCACTTTCTGATTCACACTCTCATTCGTCTCACCGAAGTATTGCCGCCGTTCCGAGTGACCAATAATGACGTAGTCGCACCCGACATCCTTGAGCATTGGCGCGGAGACCTCGCCGGTAAACGCCCCGCTATCCTCTGAATAGACATCCTGTGCTGAGAGACGTATATTGCTGTCTGTTATCACATCGCTAACCGCAGCAAGTGCCGTAAAAGTTGGCGCGACAATAATTTCGACACCGTTAACATCAACAACCGATGCCTTTAATGCCGTTGTGAGCGCGATTGCTTCCGAAACCGTTTTGTTAAGTTTCCAATTCCCTGCAATGATAGGTGTTCTCATAGTCCTTTCCATTAGAGTGTCCGCGCAACAAGTTCGACGAGACGGTTGGAGTAACCCCACTCGTTGTCATACCATGAAAGGACTTTAATCAACCCATCTTCAATCACTTTGGTGAAAGGACCGTCGAGAACAGAGGAAAGTTTGTTCCCATTGAAATCCGATGAGACGAGGTCGAGTTCGGAATAACCGAGGATTCCCTCCAAATTGCCCTCTGCCGCTTCTTTCAACGCAGCGTTGACTGCTTCGGCATCCGGTCTATCCTTAAGATCAACGGTGAGGTCAACCACAGAGACATTCGGTGTCGGCACACGGATCGCAAACCCATCAAGTTTACCGTTCAATTCAGGTAGGACTTTCCCTACGGCGACAGCAGCACCGGTGGTCGTCGGGATCATGGAGAGTGTCGCTGCACGGGCGCGGCGCATATCGGAATGCGGGAAATCGTGAACCCGTTGGTCGCCGGTATAGGCATGAATAGTCGTCATTAATCCGCTCTCAACCCCGAATGTCTCGTGCAACACCTTCGCTACCGGTGCAAGGCAGTTCGTCGTACACGAGGCGTTAGAGATAACATGATGTTCTGATTTATCGTATTTATCGTCATTTACACCGATAACAATCGTGATGTCCTCACCCTTCGCCGGTGCGGAGATGACCACCTTTTTCGCGCCCCCAGATGTGATATGTTTTTCTGCGTCTTCCCGTGCCGTAAAGAAACCGGTGGACTCAATAACGACATCCGCACCGAGTTCACCCCACGGCAGACTACCCGGATCGCGTTCGGCGAGCACCTGTATCTCTTTCCCGTTGACCACCAAACCGTTATCTGTCGCGGTGATGTCATCTGATAAGATACCGTGGACAGAGTCATACTGCAGAAGATGCGCAAGCGTCTCCGGGTTCGTCAAATCGTTGATAGCCACGAATTCTATATCTAACGCAGGGTTCTGCAACGCCGCTCGAAAGGCGTTCCGACCAATCCGACCAAAACCATTTATACCTACTTTAGTTGACATAAGATAGATAGATCCCTCTATTATAAATATTTTGCCGCTACAAGGCGTTTTTTCAACAGCAAGTGCTATAAGCCTGCAAGCCTAAAACATTAAGAACTTAGAGAAGCGAACATACAGATTTTTCACAAATATCGACTCGCAAGCGATACTCCTTGATTTGCTATTATCCAATTTTTACGATCTAAAATCTTTTTAATTATACCCTAAAATGAAGTAAATTGCAAGTGCTGTTTAAAGCCAGAGGTATTCAATTGTCGAATTGTGCTGAATGCACGTCGCTTATGGGCGCGGATGCTGCAAATCTCGGATGACATGGATTTTTAGGTTTCGTTATCCCGAACCGGTTTGAAATTTGGAGGGTTTTCCAGAGGATTGAATAGCTCTGAATCCATTTGATTTTTATTGACATTTTTAGAGGTGTCTGTTATACTTTCGCAAAATTGATTGAATGCGATACGTCAGGATTAGGAAGGAATTCATCGTATCGTCATTTAACGAAAAACCCTCAACTTTAGTATACTTCATAGCAACCATAATCCATCTGTGAAAGACAAAATATGCCAAGTTCAAGTATCCCGATCAACGCTTCGATCCCATGGACGAAGCGAATTTCAATTTATATACTGTGCCTCCTGCTCGCGCTTTGTATATTCACATCCATTGGTCATGCGCAACCACACCTCGTTTTCGTTGTAGGCGAAAATGAGTACCGCTCTGAAGTAACGATGCCCGCGTTGGCTCAGGTGTTAGCAGACCACTACGGCTTCCGCACTACACTTCTCTTAGACGACGTACTTCAGGGAGGCGAGGGGAACAACATCAACGGTCTTGATGCGTTAGAGACAGCAGACCTCCTTGTTTTGTATCTGCGATTTCGTCAACTGCCTGAAGCTCAACTTGCGTTGCTACAAAAGTACATCGACCGGGGCGGTCCCATCATTGCTTTCCGTACAACGACGCACGCCTTTGCTTACGAAGAGGATGATCAGCAAGCGACGTGGTGGAACAATTTCGGTGCTCGAGAACTCGGTGCACCGTGGATTTACCACTACGGACACGGGGCAAGCACTGATGCTACAATCGTTGGCAATCATCCGATTCTTACAGGTGTGAGTCCAGGGTTTCACGTCCGCTCCTGGACTTACCATGTTCGACCCGACTATCCGCCGAAAGATGCCCAGGTCTTAGTGCAGGGTCGCCCTGTATTTCCCGAAGGCGAGCGTGGCGATGCAGAGACGGTTAATCCAATTGCCTGGACGCACACGCACTCCGGCGGTGGGCGTGTGTTTACAACGACAATGGGACACCCAGAGGACTTCGGAGTGAGTGACTTTCGTCGCCTTGTCGTTAACGGCATCTACTGGTGCCTCAACCGCGAAGCCCCGCGTCGCTATCCACCCGGTTGGCGTGTTAAAACCGGACAACCGTGGCGGGATATGGATTATGGTCCTTACCTCTCTACAGCTGTCGCCGCGAATGCTAATAACCTGACTTACAAAGGGCTTGTTATCCCGCTCACCCCAGATCTCGCGAGTGGGGCGGTGGTGTTTGACACAGACTTGTTGCGCTACTCTGCGGGTTGGATAGATGGATTGATTGACTTCGTTGATGTTGCCTATAACGGTTGGCATCAGAGTTTTCCATCAATTGAGGGCAAACTGCTGTGGGAAAACCCGGTAGGTCCCGGTTGGGCGAAGGATGGCAGCTTTGAGGATACACGCGCTGTTCCTTTTGGGCCCTTACCCAAGGATTGGGCGCATTGGAAAGGATTGTATCTTCACGGTAATCAGGTTGTTTTATCGTATATGGTAGGCACTCGCACGGTGCTGGAAACCCCGTCGCTTGAAAGCGAAGAAAAAGGGTTCGCTTTTGCCCGTACTTTTCATCTCGGCCCATCTGTATCGAGTGCGCTTGTCCGTATTGCAACAATCCGTGACGGGGAGGCATCCGCTTTACACGAGTTTCCACGTGGCACCGCGGTCGCCCTATGTCCGCCAGAGACAGCACCCGGCGCACCAGGCAGTCTGCTTGCTGCTCTGATTGACGCACCGGAGGGCACACGGTGGGAGACGGTGAAGAACGAGCTCCGTGTCCGGTTTCCACCATCTGAGCAAGCAATTTCAGCTAAAATCCTGATTACGCCAGCGATCCAAGATACACTCGAGTTGGATGTATGGACACAATTCATTGAAACCTCGCCGCCTATAGCAGATCTGACGAAGCTGATCCGAGGGGGGCCGCAGCGTTGGTCGGAGAAACTCGTCACGACTGGAGACATTGATATACAACAACAACTCAAGGTGGAAAAGGTAAAAATCGATGCCGAGACAGCGACTTGGCACTTAGAAAAAGATGGATACCTTCCGACAGTGCTTTCGATAGATA
This Candidatus Poribacteria bacterium DNA region includes the following protein-coding sequences:
- a CDS encoding circularly permuted type 2 ATP-grasp protein — protein: MQRADLKNWKTIGDSYHAAKSADLSHDEQIDEMLSWDRQINPHWHGFMQALDTLGLAEMESRHKEVQRLLRENGVTYVVHGEQQGHRPWELDPIPLIISNTDWDTISAGLTQRAELLNLILTDLYGERRLIKERLIPPEAVYAHAGFLRACVGLIPSGFPFLLNYAADLARGSDGRMWVLGDRTQAPSGAGYALENRTALARALPNLFGEIGVHRLSFFFRALQNRVLDLQYQLGQLESATRIVPHQKDNPHVVVLTPGPLNETYFEHAYIANYLGYTLVQGDDLTVWDGRVWLKSLGGLRPVDIILRRVDDIFCDPLELRQDSRLGVAGLLEVIRQGNVTVVNPPGSGVMENPSLMPFLPNIAKHLIGEDLRLPSVATWWCGEPKQRDYVLANLKQLVIKPIYRQPGGRPLFGSELSRAELDTLRAQINAEPHLYVGQEYIHFSTTPSLIDGKLKPRRAILRTFLFAEKNGYTVMPGGLTRCEGAKGELTVSIQGGGVSKDTWILAPEPEPHISLWQQRTGRIQTAGASEGLSSRAAENLFWVGRYAERAEGQARLLRIMLDKAKMGKMGLETSRLGQMSPSTLFTETLGEEAREVSELTYLRSMLRSLTGLTSSHPGFANKGEQSLENELLSIMLDTENNGSLVSTLQALVSAAYAVRDRWSTDTWRVMNNIENLCATLEKSIPEDGDTGKQILTDLVLQEAELASLDQLMIFLSALSGLNAESMTQTVGWISLDMGRRIERALLLIVLCRSSLVAVQDEWIEDLLLESVLAAAESLITYRSRYRAALHFPTVLELLLLDEDNPRSLLYQLKRLQEQIRVLPREKLGYRLSEEEQLILEALTQLQLSNTLDLAERSEHTTQRNGLEKLLVRLAQILVDTSDVLTHTYFSHIQRPQQLTTTDNL
- a CDS encoding transglutaminase family protein is translated as MNYKIIHKTEYSYTHPVSLCYNEARLTPRNYAYQHCSDSQFTVEPEPRECRERQDFFGNTVYYFTIQQPHNQLTVTVTSRVDVRSGEMQLNFAEHLAWEDIRQQLQTDQDPETLEIRQYILNSPMIPAMSELRAYAEQSFTSGRPLLEAVEDLSTRLYTDFIYDPDFTTIATPLADVLKYRRGVCQDFAHLGIGCLRALGFAARYVSGYIETEPLPGKKPLSGADESHAWFSVYLPQLGWVDFDPTNNQMPADQHITVAWGRDYTDVTPLKGVVFGSGTHELSVSVDCKRVF
- a CDS encoding nucleotide pyrophosphohydrolase, with the translated sequence MTIEAFQKQIEDIYYTRDAERGVPLTFTWFVEEVGELAKEIRKQPQDMERLREEFADVFAWLATLASLLDISLEDAAQIYAEGCPKCENTPCDC
- a CDS encoding glucuronate isomerase; the encoded protein is MNANYTQTIATTEQLETAVLDAVETQSITDIHTHLFSPPFGELLLWGIDELLTYHYLIAEVFRKSDISYDQFWAMTKAEQADLIWQTLFIENSPVSEACRGVVTTLDTLGLDVGSRNLQDYRDYFADTTVEAFIDTVFERAKVSKVVMTNDPFDSAEAPVWQSGEIGDARFEAALRMDVLINTYQETGYEHLRGLGYDIDPNLSTEKTYKEVRRFLETWIQRMNPKYMAVSLPPDFQYPDDGVLGRLFDNCILPISREFNVPFALMIGVKRAVNPQLQMAGDGSGKADLTSLETLLRENPDNKFLVTLLSRENQHELCVIGRKFKNLMIFGCWWFMNNPSVIEEITRERIELLGLSVIPQHSDARILDQLVYKWKHSRGIIADVLVEKYQTLLDVGWTLTASEIKRDVNNLFGGNFDRFLNF
- a CDS encoding Gfo/Idh/MocA family oxidoreductase — encoded protein: MEKKIRWGILGPGGIAHKFASALEAIPDAEIIAVGSRDLQRADAFADTFDVPHRHGNYVELANNPEVDVVYVATPHPFHKACAMLCLEAGKAVLCEKPLTVDAKQAEALIACAREHKQFLMEAMWTRFIPVMVQVREWLADGVIGEPRMLTADFGNRVELTAENMKGRLFALELAGGAMLDIGVYTVSLASMVFGVPTRITSLAHIGETGVDEQAAVLLSYDAGQIASLSCAITTRTSQDARIFGTKGSIYIPNFSRATSLTLEVFGNEPVQIEIPFTDNGFEYQVLEVINCLRAGKLESDVMPLDESLSIIKTMDVARAQ
- the secG gene encoding preprotein translocase subunit SecG encodes the protein MEIIIGFVLFLFVPVCVVLTLIILLQDSKGEGLSSSAFGGAEMQSVLGGRGAATFLGKLTTWLAIAFMVISLFLMRFYGENIGGELTPIEQETTQEGTTEPADTTDEGTVETTTDEGSGGDTQDDSKTEIDGGTTDSTE